From bacterium:
GTCTCAATCCTGATGATGGGGGGGCTGGGGTTGGCTATGGGGAAAAAGCCTGCTAAGAGTGAGGAGCCAGCAGAGGTAGAAAGACTTCAAGCAGATGTTCAGACAAATACTGAAGTTGTTGAGGGTAAAGTTGAACAGGTAAAGAGTGAGATGGATGAAACTAAAGAGGAAGAGCATTCTGCTCAAGATCAGTCAGGATATCCGGACTGGTGGAAGAAGGAGATTAAGGCAATTGTAATCCCACGACCTGATACCCCTACTACAGTTTTGGAAAAAAAGAGGGTTGAGATTTTTAAGGAGATGGGATGGAAAGAGGGGGAATATGAGAATGAAAAAGAAGAGTTGCAAACTAAACGTTGTTTCCATCCATCATTTCTTAATAAAGCTGATACACTGCTTCTTCCTGATGCAGGTAGATTGGGAGATACAACGACCATAAGACCGTTGACAGAATATATCTTTAATGAGAAGGTGCAAGAGGATGGCAGAAGAGCGGCGGTTGAGGCATTAGGACAGATTGGGAGGAGAACAGGAAGTAATAAAAAGGTGGCTTCTATTTTGAAAAGGCTGTTAGAAGACGAATCTCAAAAAATGCGGTTTTGTGTTATGCGGGCTCTTTATGATTTGGAAGAGAAAGATAACGCTTTTGAGGAAATGGACAAACTTGCAAGGGAAGGACATCACGCTGTTTTTATCCCAACGGAAGATCGTAAGGCATATTTTGATCCTGATGCAAAACCAACGTTACTAAAAATAATAAATTATAAAAATGACGTGGCACGGATAATGGCAGCGTATTATCTTGTTATGATAGGGGAGAAAGCAACTGCAGAGAAAATTGCATTAGAGTATAAGGCGATGGATTTGAAAG
This genomic window contains:
- a CDS encoding HEAT repeat domain-containing protein, which encodes MMMKSGRWIMVGSLVSILMMGGLGLAMGKKPAKSEEPAEVERLQADVQTNTEVVEGKVEQVKSEMDETKEEEHSAQDQSGYPDWWKKEIKAIVIPRPDTPTTVLEKKRVEIFKEMGWKEGEYENEKEELQTKRCFHPSFLNKADTLLLPDAGRLGDTTTIRPLTEYIFNEKVQEDGRRAAVEALGQIGRRTGSNKKVASILKRLLEDESQKMRFCVMRALYDLEEKDNAFEEMDKLAREGHHAVFIPTEDRKAYFDPDAKPTLLKIINYKNDVARIMAAYYLVMIGEKATAEKIALEYKAMDLKEIDYSEPNAKLTENDTIMSYVKRILAQIRKEEK